Proteins from one Fusobacteriaceae bacterium genomic window:
- a CDS encoding type II toxin-antitoxin system RelB/DinJ family antitoxin codes for MANTTYNIRLDERIRQDADELYRSMGLTLSQAINLFLTQSVIQRKLPLVEVIAAPKEVKEFKPNPKAKVLLDEAEAYFDEAGRPTDEEVEESILEVKRQILADGGR; via the coding sequence ATGGCAAACACGACTTATAATATCCGCTTGGATGAACGTATCAGACAGGACGCGGACGAGCTTTACAGGAGTATGGGATTGACTCTTTCACAGGCGATTAACTTGTTTTTGACTCAGTCGGTTATACAGCGCAAATTGCCGCTTGTTGAAGTGATCGCGGCTCCGAAAGAGGTTAAAGAATTCAAGCCGAATCCGAAAGCGAAGGTATTACTTGATGAGGCGGAGGCATATTTTGACGAGGCAGGAAGGCCGACGGATGAAGAAGTTGAAGAGAGTATTTTGGAAGTGAAACGCCAAATTCTAGCTGACGGAGGACGCTGA
- the rfbC gene encoding dTDP-4-dehydrorhamnose 3,5-epimerase — protein MKYKKTETGIDGLIVIEPQAFGDKRGFFMETYTKKDFVELEIPDEFVQDNHSKSKKAVLRGLHFQTRHVQGKLVRVIAGRAIDVAVDLRHGSGTFGKYHKIELTAEDGKMLYLPKGFAHGFLALEDDTEFLYKCTDYYAPEYDSGILWNDPDLAIQWEFENYGLQRADIILSEKDKTQQTLRAFIASGIRL, from the coding sequence ATGAAATATAAAAAAACAGAAACCGGAATCGACGGCTTGATCGTGATCGAGCCGCAGGCGTTCGGCGACAAGCGCGGATTCTTTATGGAAACCTATACGAAAAAAGATTTTGTGGAATTGGAGATCCCCGACGAATTCGTGCAGGATAACCATTCCAAATCGAAAAAAGCCGTGCTGCGCGGGTTACATTTTCAAACTCGGCATGTTCAGGGAAAACTGGTTCGCGTCATTGCGGGCCGCGCGATTGATGTGGCCGTGGATCTCAGGCATGGCAGCGGGACTTTTGGGAAATACCATAAAATAGAACTTACGGCCGAAGACGGAAAAATGCTTTACCTCCCCAAGGGCTTTGCCCACGGCTTCCTCGCCCTTGAGGACGATACGGAATTTCTCTACAAATGTACGGATTATTACGCACCGGAATATGATTCCGGCATCCTGTGGAACGATCCGGACTTAGCCATTCAATGGGAATTTGAAAATTACGGTCTGCAAAGGGCCGATATCATCTTGTCCGAAAAGGACAAAACACAACAGACCCTGAGGGCGTTTATCGCCTCGGGGATCCGGTTGTAA
- a CDS encoding ROK family protein, which translates to MEKKYRIGIDIGGTNMKIGVINEKNEIVVKTSIKSEVPSGFAKMTRNLGNALNSLLYTNGIAVGDCLSIGIGTPGTVDFERGVVLYANNLFWENVPLAAELRKYIDLPVKVSNDANCAALGEAVAGGAKGVKNMVLITLGTGVGSGFILDGKLYESGAPGGVEFGHTVLVIGGEQCTCGRKGCFEAYGSATALIRETRRAAEKHPGSLIHKIVGGNLDKISGLTPFEAAKRGDKAAQKVVDNYIRYLGEGLIDIINVFRPDKILLSGGVSNQKDALIKPLTDYVKRYTYGGDKTRVAVIEQAKLGNDAGMIGAANL; encoded by the coding sequence ATGGAAAAAAAGTACAGGATCGGGATTGATATCGGCGGGACCAATATGAAGATCGGCGTCATCAATGAAAAAAACGAAATCGTCGTCAAAACCTCCATCAAAAGCGAGGTCCCCTCGGGCTTCGCGAAGATGACGCGCAATCTGGGCAACGCCTTGAACAGCCTTCTGTATACGAACGGGATCGCCGTCGGCGACTGTCTTTCGATCGGGATCGGAACGCCCGGGACCGTGGATTTTGAGCGCGGGGTCGTGCTCTACGCCAACAATCTTTTTTGGGAAAACGTTCCGCTCGCGGCGGAACTGAGAAAATACATCGATCTGCCCGTCAAGGTCTCCAACGACGCCAACTGCGCCGCTCTCGGCGAAGCCGTGGCAGGCGGGGCTAAAGGGGTCAAAAATATGGTGCTGATCACGCTGGGTACCGGCGTCGGGAGCGGATTCATCCTCGACGGAAAGCTCTATGAAAGCGGCGCGCCGGGCGGCGTGGAATTCGGCCATACGGTCCTGGTTATCGGCGGCGAGCAATGCACCTGCGGCCGGAAAGGCTGTTTCGAAGCCTACGGCTCGGCGACGGCCCTGATCCGGGAAACGAGACGGGCCGCCGAAAAGCATCCGGGATCCCTGATTCATAAGATCGTCGGGGGAAACCTCGACAAAATCAGCGGCCTGACCCCCTTTGAAGCCGCGAAGCGCGGGGACAAAGCCGCGCAAAAAGTCGTGGACAACTATATCAGGTATCTCGGCGAAGGCCTCATCGATATCATCAACGTGTTCCGGCCCGACAAAATCCTGCTCTCGGGCGGCGTTTCCAATCAAAAAGACGCGCTGATCAAGCCTCTGACCGACTATGTCAAGCGCTATACCTACGGCGGCGACAAGACGAGGGTCGCGGTCATCGAGCAGGCAAAGCTGGGGAACGACGCCGGCATGATCGGGGCGGCTAATTTGTAA